One Pseudonocardia abyssalis DNA segment encodes these proteins:
- a CDS encoding amidohydrolase family protein, whose product MTVPAPPTSDADVPRLLDDLGLPGLVDVHVHFLPDNVMDKVWAYFDRAETHYGRAWPIHYRTPVDDRLGALKELGVTAFAPLVYPHKPGMGRWLTEWVTDFAARTDGAVRTATLFPEPDVADYLGAAVSAGARAVKVHVQVGGFDPRDPLLRPAWGLLADAGVPAIVHCGHGPIPGEHTGLDVFGEVLAEHPRLPVVLAHAGMPDFVGALDLVRRHEHVHIDTTMVGTPYSQAMAPLPDDWAARLVDVADRVVYGSDFPNIPYPAYEQVAAVAGWAAADDRLGAGFLRSVLHDTPTRLLGL is encoded by the coding sequence GTGACGGTCCCCGCGCCGCCCACGTCCGATGCCGACGTCCCGCGCTTGCTCGACGACCTCGGCCTGCCCGGACTCGTCGACGTCCACGTGCATTTCCTGCCCGACAACGTCATGGACAAGGTCTGGGCCTACTTCGACCGCGCGGAAACGCACTACGGGCGGGCCTGGCCGATCCACTACCGCACCCCGGTCGACGATCGGCTGGGCGCGTTGAAGGAGTTGGGCGTCACGGCGTTCGCGCCGCTGGTCTACCCGCACAAACCGGGGATGGGGCGCTGGCTGACGGAGTGGGTCACCGACTTCGCCGCCCGGACCGACGGCGCCGTGCGCACGGCCACGCTGTTCCCCGAGCCCGACGTCGCCGACTACCTCGGTGCGGCGGTCTCCGCGGGTGCGCGGGCGGTGAAGGTGCACGTGCAGGTCGGGGGCTTCGACCCGCGTGACCCGCTGCTGCGCCCGGCATGGGGGCTGCTCGCCGACGCGGGCGTGCCGGCGATCGTGCACTGCGGCCACGGTCCGATCCCCGGGGAGCACACCGGCCTCGACGTGTTCGGCGAGGTGCTGGCCGAGCACCCGCGGCTGCCCGTGGTGCTCGCGCACGCCGGGATGCCCGACTTCGTGGGCGCGCTCGACCTCGTGCGCCGCCACGAGCACGTGCACATCGACACGACGATGGTCGGCACGCCGTACTCGCAGGCGATGGCGCCGCTGCCGGACGACTGGGCGGCGCGGCTCGTCGACGTCGCCGACCGGGTGGTCTACGGCTCCGACTTCCCGAACATCCCCTATCCCGCGTACGAACAGGTCGCGGCGGTGGCGGGGTGGGCGGCGGCCGACGACCGCCTCGGCGCGGGGTTCCTGCGCTCGGTGCTGCACGACACGCCCACCCGGCTGCTCGGCCTGTAG
- the ftsX gene encoding permease-like cell division protein FtsX: MRADFVTREVFTGLRRNVTMTIAMVLTTAISLGLVGTGLLAVRTIDRTEQLYSDRVEVQVALTADVSAADTDCSQPVCQGLRTTLENSPLVDSVRFESQQQAYERYLELFEGQALADVVRPQSLPATLRVRLADQEAGAAAVTQAMTGQVGVRNIIDQRAVVAKLFDFLGGVRNVTFALALVQAVAALLLISNTVQVSAYTRRTEVGVMRLVGATRWYTQLPFLIEAVVTGLVGALIASAGLLAGKYLFIDQLLSGIVSNGVVPPIELADIIWVSPILVMVGAGIAAVTGYVTLRLYVRL; this comes from the coding sequence GTGAGGGCCGACTTCGTCACGCGGGAGGTCTTCACGGGCCTGCGCCGCAACGTCACGATGACGATCGCGATGGTGCTGACCACCGCGATCTCGCTGGGCCTGGTCGGCACCGGGCTGCTCGCCGTCCGCACGATCGACCGCACCGAGCAGCTCTACAGCGACCGCGTCGAGGTGCAGGTCGCGCTGACGGCGGACGTGTCCGCCGCCGACACCGACTGCAGCCAGCCGGTCTGCCAGGGGCTGCGGACGACGCTGGAGAACTCCCCGCTCGTCGACTCGGTGCGGTTCGAGAGCCAGCAGCAGGCCTACGAGCGCTACCTGGAGCTGTTCGAGGGACAGGCCCTGGCCGACGTCGTGCGGCCGCAGTCGCTGCCGGCGACGCTGCGGGTCCGGCTCGCCGACCAGGAGGCCGGGGCCGCGGCCGTCACGCAGGCGATGACCGGGCAGGTCGGCGTCCGCAACATCATCGACCAGCGCGCCGTCGTCGCCAAGCTGTTCGACTTCCTCGGCGGCGTCCGCAACGTGACGTTCGCGCTCGCGCTGGTGCAGGCCGTCGCGGCGCTGTTGCTGATCTCCAACACCGTGCAGGTCTCGGCGTACACCAGACGCACCGAGGTCGGCGTCATGCGCCTGGTCGGGGCCACGCGCTGGTACACCCAGCTCCCGTTCCTCATCGAGGCGGTGGTGACGGGGCTGGTCGGCGCACTGATCGCGTCGGCGGGGCTGCTGGCGGGCAAGTACCTGTTCATCGACCAGCTGCTGTCGGGGATCGTCTCCAACGGGGTGGTGCCGCCGATCGAGCTGGCCGACATCATCTGGGTCTCGCCGATCCTGGTGATGGTCGGCGCCGGGATCGCCGCCGTCACCGGGTACGTGACGCTGCGCCTGTACGTGCGGCTCTAG
- the smpB gene encoding SsrA-binding protein SmpB, with translation MKETGRKVIAQNRRARHDYSILDEYEAGVALLGTEVKSLRLGRASLVDAFATVDDGEIWLRGLHIPEYTQGSWTNHEPRRTRKLLLHRGEIDRLIGKIKEGGLSLVPLSLYFSDGKVKCELALAKGKKSYDKRTDLAKRDAQREIQKAFGRAAKGRAREMRS, from the coding sequence GTGAAGGAGACGGGCCGGAAGGTGATCGCGCAGAACCGCCGTGCGCGCCACGACTACTCCATCCTCGACGAGTACGAGGCGGGCGTCGCGCTGCTCGGCACCGAGGTGAAGAGCCTGCGGCTGGGCCGGGCGTCGCTGGTCGACGCGTTCGCCACCGTCGACGACGGCGAGATCTGGCTGCGCGGCCTGCACATCCCGGAGTACACGCAGGGCAGCTGGACCAACCACGAGCCCCGCCGCACCCGCAAGCTGCTGCTGCACCGCGGCGAGATCGACCGCCTGATCGGCAAGATCAAGGAGGGCGGGCTCTCGCTGGTGCCGCTGTCGCTGTACTTCTCCGACGGCAAGGTCAAGTGCGAGCTGGCGCTGGCCAAGGGCAAGAAGTCCTACGACAAGCGCACCGACCTCGCCAAGCGCGACGCTCAGCGGGAGATCCAGAAGGCGTTCGGCCGGGCCGCGAAGGGTCGGGCCCGCGAGATGCGCTCGTGA
- a CDS encoding AIM24 family protein — MTPLSRGENRPLTGDRVSVSIASPVPVDVSALLLGPNGRVRSDGDFVFFNNPVGAGVTHHHGRGRGDLVQVDLAAVPADVETVVVTASLDGSGPATFGQVAPPVATANEYSFEMAGLRTESAVVCVEIYRRQGGWKVRAVGQGFDAGLAGIASEYGVNLDDDPPAAPPAPQPPAPQPAAPAAAPPPVPSSWPPQGQPSPPPVPAQPAPAPDRFALFPDAQQPPGAHPPAASAPAVGHPPSAPPGYPPGAHPPAGYPPAPPGGYPPPGAYPPPAAQQPPPAPYPPSAPQTPAPQPYAPSPEGAPPMQSDLFSPDHAEVAGQGIQKQGGKMARVSMGGGDLMARAGSMVAYQGDLRFEALGSGGIGNMIRQRLTGEGVPLMKVSGRGDLFLANAASDVHLIDLDGSDGLTINGANVLAFDSSLSYRIARVSGAAGFASNAGLFNCEFTGRGRIAITTEGTPVVLNVDQPTYADPQAAVAWSASLQTGLTSNDTFNIGTLMGRSTGERYTLSFTGRGFVIVQPSELPPGGLVAGTGGGEQAGQGGVGGVLGGLLGGR, encoded by the coding sequence GTGACGCCCCTGTCTCGTGGCGAGAACCGGCCGCTGACCGGCGACCGGGTCTCGGTCTCGATCGCCTCCCCCGTCCCGGTCGACGTCTCCGCGCTGCTCCTCGGCCCGAACGGCCGGGTGCGCAGCGACGGGGACTTCGTGTTCTTCAACAACCCCGTCGGCGCCGGGGTCACGCACCACCACGGTCGGGGCCGGGGCGATCTCGTCCAGGTCGACCTGGCTGCGGTCCCGGCCGACGTGGAGACCGTCGTGGTCACCGCGAGCCTGGACGGATCGGGCCCGGCGACGTTCGGCCAGGTCGCGCCGCCCGTCGCCACCGCGAACGAGTACTCGTTCGAGATGGCGGGGCTGCGCACCGAGTCGGCGGTGGTCTGCGTCGAGATCTACCGGCGCCAGGGCGGTTGGAAGGTGCGGGCGGTCGGGCAGGGCTTCGACGCCGGGCTGGCCGGCATCGCGTCGGAGTACGGCGTGAACCTCGACGACGACCCGCCCGCCGCGCCCCCGGCCCCGCAGCCCCCGGCCCCGCAGCCGGCTGCACCGGCCGCTGCGCCTCCGCCCGTGCCGTCGTCGTGGCCCCCGCAGGGTCAGCCGTCGCCGCCCCCCGTCCCGGCACAGCCGGCCCCCGCGCCGGACCGGTTCGCGCTCTTCCCGGACGCGCAGCAGCCGCCTGGCGCGCACCCGCCCGCCGCGTCCGCTCCGGCCGTCGGCCACCCGCCGTCGGCACCTCCCGGGTACCCGCCCGGTGCGCACCCCCCCGCCGGCTACCCGCCTGCACCTCCCGGTGGGTACCCGCCGCCCGGCGCGTACCCGCCGCCCGCGGCCCAGCAGCCGCCGCCCGCCCCGTACCCGCCGTCCGCCCCGCAGACCCCCGCCCCGCAGCCGTACGCGCCGTCGCCCGAAGGAGCCCCGCCCATGCAGAGCGACCTGTTCAGCCCCGACCACGCCGAGGTCGCCGGGCAGGGCATCCAGAAGCAGGGCGGCAAGATGGCCCGGGTCTCGATGGGGGGCGGCGACCTGATGGCCCGCGCCGGGTCGATGGTCGCCTACCAGGGCGACCTGCGGTTCGAGGCGCTCGGGTCCGGCGGCATCGGCAACATGATCCGGCAGCGGCTCACCGGTGAGGGCGTGCCGCTGATGAAGGTCAGCGGGCGCGGCGACCTGTTCCTCGCCAACGCGGCCAGCGACGTCCACCTGATCGACCTCGACGGCTCCGACGGCCTGACGATCAACGGAGCCAACGTGCTCGCGTTCGACTCCTCGCTGTCCTACCGCATCGCACGGGTCTCCGGCGCCGCCGGTTTCGCCAGCAACGCGGGGCTGTTCAACTGCGAGTTCACCGGGCGCGGCCGCATCGCGATCACGACCGAGGGCACGCCGGTCGTGCTCAACGTGGACCAGCCGACCTACGCCGACCCGCAGGCGGCCGTCGCGTGGTCGGCGAGCCTGCAGACCGGTCTGACCAGCAACGACACGTTCAACATCGGCACGCTGATGGGACGCAGCACCGGCGAGCGGTACACGCTGTCGTTCACCGGGCGCGGCTTCGTCATCGTGCAGCCCTCGGAGCTCCCGCCCGGTGGTCTCGTCGCCGGGACCGGCGGCGGGGAGCAGGCCGGCCAGGGCGGCGTCGGCGGCGTGCTGGGCGGGCTGCTCGGCGGCCGGTAG
- a CDS encoding saccharopine dehydrogenase family protein, with product MDRAHDLVVYGATGYVGELTAAYLAEHAPAGVRIGLAGRSRAKLEAVRGRLPQGARDWPLLVADSADADALAALAGSTRVLVTTVGPYARYGLPVVEACARAGTHYADLTGEVLFHRDAIDAVDKIARDTGAKIVHSCGYDSIPSDLGVFVLHERAAADGAGGLVDVDLVASAKGGFSGGTIDSMRAQVEAVAADPSRRLVVGDLHSLSPERAAEPVPRQPSDAPLPGRRGERGTWTAPFVMASYNTRIVRRSNALLDFAYGRSLSYGESMGLGTGPVGAVVAVGVTAGLVGLLAGFSTAPTRAVLDRLLPKPGEGPSERARAAGWFRMDIEATTDSGRRYHAKVAGTGDPGYAATAVMLGESGLCLALDDLPDRAGSLTPATAMGSALVERLVTAGHTYTVTDRR from the coding sequence ATGGACCGTGCGCATGATCTCGTCGTCTACGGCGCCACCGGCTACGTCGGGGAGCTGACCGCCGCGTACCTCGCCGAGCACGCGCCCGCGGGCGTCCGGATCGGGTTGGCGGGGCGGTCCCGGGCGAAGCTGGAGGCCGTCCGCGGCCGGCTGCCGCAGGGGGCCCGCGACTGGCCGCTGCTGGTCGCCGACTCCGCAGACGCCGACGCACTGGCGGCGCTCGCCGGGTCCACCCGGGTGCTCGTCACGACCGTGGGCCCCTACGCCCGCTACGGGCTGCCGGTGGTCGAGGCCTGCGCGCGGGCGGGCACGCACTACGCCGACCTCACCGGCGAGGTGCTGTTCCACCGCGACGCGATCGACGCCGTCGACAAGATCGCCCGGGACACCGGCGCGAAGATCGTGCACTCCTGCGGCTACGACTCGATCCCGTCCGACCTCGGCGTGTTCGTCCTGCACGAGCGCGCCGCGGCCGACGGGGCCGGCGGGCTCGTCGACGTCGATCTCGTCGCGAGCGCGAAGGGCGGCTTCAGCGGCGGCACGATCGACTCGATGCGCGCGCAGGTCGAGGCGGTCGCGGCCGACCCGTCGCGGCGGCTCGTCGTCGGCGACCTGCACTCGCTGAGCCCGGAGCGCGCGGCCGAGCCGGTGCCCCGCCAGCCCTCCGACGCACCCCTGCCCGGACGCCGGGGCGAGCGCGGGACGTGGACCGCCCCGTTCGTCATGGCCTCCTACAACACGCGGATCGTGCGGCGCAGCAACGCGCTGCTCGACTTCGCCTACGGCCGCTCCCTGAGCTACGGCGAGTCGATGGGACTGGGTACCGGGCCGGTCGGGGCCGTCGTCGCGGTGGGCGTCACCGCCGGGCTCGTGGGGCTGCTCGCCGGGTTCTCGACGGCCCCGACCCGCGCGGTGCTCGACCGCCTCCTGCCCAAGCCGGGTGAGGGCCCGAGCGAACGGGCGCGCGCGGCGGGGTGGTTCCGCATGGACATCGAGGCGACGACCGACAGCGGCCGCCGTTACCACGCGAAGGTCGCGGGGACGGGCGATCCCGGGTACGCCGCGACGGCCGTCATGCTCGGGGAGAGCGGGCTGTGCCTGGCGCTCGACGACCTGCCCGACCGTGCGGGTTCCCTCACCCCGGCCACGGCGATGGGATCGGCACTGGTCGAGCGGCTGGTCACGGCCGGGCACACCTACACGGTCACCGACCGGAGGTAG
- the ftsE gene encoding cell division ATP-binding protein FtsE codes for MIRLERVTKTYKTSTRPALDRVSVNVEKGEFVFLIGPSGSGKSTFLRLLLREDVPTRGSIFVSDMDVAKLPRRRVPKLRQRIGCVFQDFRLLPNKTVGENVAFALEVIGKSSGTIRKVVPEVLDLVGLGGKADRLPNELSGGEQQRVAIARAFVNRPLVLLADEPTGNLDPDTSQDIMLLLERINRTGTTVVMATHDHSIVDSMRRRVVELDMGQVVRDEIRGVYGVGR; via the coding sequence GTGATCCGCCTCGAACGCGTCACGAAGACGTACAAGACGTCCACGCGCCCAGCGCTGGACCGGGTCTCGGTGAACGTCGAGAAGGGGGAGTTCGTCTTCCTCATCGGGCCGTCCGGGTCCGGCAAGTCGACGTTCCTGAGGCTGCTCCTGCGCGAGGACGTCCCGACGCGCGGCAGCATCTTCGTCTCCGACATGGACGTCGCGAAGCTGCCGCGGCGCCGCGTGCCCAAGCTGCGCCAGCGCATCGGGTGCGTGTTCCAGGACTTCCGGCTGCTGCCGAACAAGACCGTCGGCGAGAACGTCGCGTTCGCGCTCGAGGTCATCGGAAAGTCCAGCGGGACGATCCGCAAGGTCGTGCCCGAGGTGCTCGACCTCGTCGGGCTCGGGGGCAAGGCCGACCGGCTCCCGAACGAACTGTCCGGCGGTGAGCAGCAGCGCGTGGCCATCGCGCGCGCGTTCGTCAACCGGCCGCTCGTGCTGCTGGCCGACGAGCCCACGGGCAACCTCGACCCGGACACCAGCCAGGACATCATGCTGCTGCTGGAGCGGATCAACCGCACGGGCACGACGGTGGTCATGGCGACGCACGACCACTCGATCGTCGACTCGATGCGCCGCCGCGTCGTGGAGCTGGACATGGGCCAGGTCGTGCGCGACGAGATCCGCGGGGTCTACGGGGTCGGTCGGTGA